In one window of Poriferisphaera corsica DNA:
- a CDS encoding ester cyclase produces MPTIQESNKARMRKFVQVVQNDQDVDAIHRFFASDFKNPDLREMLATDQDSENDYSYSNDVEGDKVLHEILFRAFPDIKVTILDIAADGDKVWTYKLFEGTHSGPWLDIPPTGKKVSFHVIDIMTFRDSMIIDHKQISEFVSTLASLRKVSD; encoded by the coding sequence ATGCCGACCATTCAAGAAAGCAATAAAGCCCGAATGCGAAAATTCGTGCAAGTCGTCCAAAATGATCAGGATGTAGATGCTATTCATCGCTTTTTTGCGTCAGATTTTAAGAATCCTGATCTGCGCGAGATGTTAGCAACCGATCAAGATAGTGAGAATGACTATAGCTATTCCAACGACGTTGAAGGCGACAAAGTCCTACACGAAATACTTTTTAGAGCTTTTCCGGATATCAAAGTCACGATCCTAGACATTGCAGCAGATGGTGACAAGGTTTGGACGTATAAGCTGTTTGAAGGAACCCACAGCGGTCCCTGGCTGGACATTCCTCCAACGGGGAAAAAAGTTTCCTTCCACGTTATCGACATCATGACTTTCCGTGACAGTATGATCATAGACCACAAGCAGATATCTGAGTTCG